The DNA window cATCTTTATGTATCGTGCCTTCATAGGGTTAAACATATCCAAAGCATTGGGACACccacatacacagaaacacaacatGAATATGGAAGCGCCAGCCAGCTGAACTGCAAGCAAACCCGATATACTGAGACCAGAAACCGTGGAGTATAAAGGCAGCGGACATTAAATTATGGGATGGAGGATGTGATGATGAGTAGTGATACTAAACAGCGAAGGAAGGACACAGACGCCCACCACCACCCTAAGCCACATGGGCCACCCACCCACAAGCAACGCTCATCACACGTCACACTATGAATGTTTAAAACTACATTATGAAGCGAGGTTCACCCAAAAGCCAGGATGTCATttcacatttgtttatttaacagacacttttgtccTGACTGACATACAAGCAAGGCAGGTAGTACAAGCATACAGCCGCCAGCATGGATGCAGATGCTGCTAGGCAGCCCTAACAATGACGTGATGCACAAGGGGCAAGAGCCAAACAGGCTGTAACTGCAGAGACTATACAAATATAAAGCTATTCAAACAGCATCAAGAGAAGCAAGCAGAGTGTAAGTGTGAAATACAGGAAGAGCAGTCAGTCAGAAGGAACAGAGAATGCAAACAGAGCCCCAGTGAGGGTCCGTGTCAGGGACAGAGCCCTGGTCTAAGGGTGAGGCTGTTTAAAGCTTTACCTGAGGCGACGTTCCCTAAAAGTGGCAGTGGACTCTGCTGAGCAATAACTCACTCTGACCTGAAAGCAGGGGCAGGCTGGTACCACGACATTATGTGCGGGGGAGTGTGGTCAATGCTGCGATTCTCCACCAGACCAGACGGATGTTCCACAAATTAAGATCTCAGATAgatgggttaacttaagctagaagtcatgattgtccaataggaaagCTCCTTGCGTAAACTTTTACGCAAGGAGCGTAGGTTAGGTTAATCCACCTAAGAAATCctactttgtggaacacccccaaAAGAGGGCAGATGTactgcaacaaacacaaatacaaacagTGAAGTGAATCGGTAATGGATTTTTATGAGTAGTTTTAAAGTTGTTAGTCTAGGATTGAGCATTACTaataataactgatactttattgatccccatgagGACAAATTTaaccagacccccccccccccccccccagcaaattGTATTGGCAAGATTTCAAAATGGAATAGTGTTGCTTATGAGAATACCATATACCACgatataatgtctggacagtataAATTATCGGGACATTACATACCTCTGCACCTCCTACAACAATAATTCATCTTCCTCTACTCTTGGTTGACCTCAACTCTGTAAAAGTCAGTGCTGCCACATGCTGGAAACCCCTAATCAATTTCTTTGCACATATGCAGTTCAAGCACATGGACACGCATGATCTCTGTAGGACAGAAAAAAATCTGGATTACATGCGCACCATCCACAGCCGTCTGGCACAAACCCCTGGTGACAAGCTTCGTCATCTGACCCTGTATGTGACTGAAAATGTATGTGGAAAAGCGGAGCATGAATTAGCCATTAGTGCAAGGTGATGCTGGCATGATTATCTTGGTGAAAATCTGACAGCCTCACTGCGCATGGGGCTGTGGGAGGAGGGAAACGTGGAAGGTCTGCTCTAGTTAAATGTCTTAAGCTCTGGTTCAGCCTAAACGCCAAGATGCCAAAGTCATGGAGCTGATGATCAACATGCCAAAAACAGACATGACAGTGACTGCGGTCTGAAGCCAGTCAGTACGATTGGGCAGCACGTAACCCAGCTGCGAGCCCTGCCATGAGAGTACACTCCCACTTGCTTTACTAAGGGAGAACAGAAATGTATTAGAATGACTTCAGTAGGTGGTGGCTTGTAGTCTGGATGAATCCTTACACAAAGATGTAAAATGTTCATATTGTATATAACTAATGTATGAGAGCGAAAAAAAATATGAACCATATAGTGAAGATGGACAAACTTGACATGACTGAGGGTTTTGCGGGGGTAGCGAGTGTCGGTGATCACCTGCGGCCACAAGCCTGACTGTCACAGACTCATGTGCTGCTCCTCTCCATCACTGCCCAACACTGCTGTCGGCGTGGGCCGTTCTTCCAGCCTTCAGCGCGGCCGGTCCTCCCCTTCCAGCAAAGCAGTCATTCAGGTTCTCCGCCTGTGTACATGTTCAAATTTAAGGGGGGTGTTTTATTCAAAAACTGGGTATGACACTGAGGTTTTTAAAATGGAGCTTTGGAAAGGAAGGGCTGTCAGGTTcctgccccacacacacacacacacacgcctggGAGACACATGCTGAAGACATCGCTGTCCACCTCGCAGGACCAGGAGTGCGGCCAGTgtgaacacacacatatatatatgtgtatgtgtgtgtgtgtaaaaccCTTTTAAAAAGTATAACCAATCAAAATGCAAACCACACTTCCTGCTAATTGCCCAAGGGAAGCAGTCTGTGGGATGTTATTCAtaacattccccccccccccccccccagtttgggagGGGTGAGCTGTGCGTTAAACTTCCATTCCCTACACCCACTTGTCAAACACTGTGCCATACTGcagccagtgcccccccccctcaaaaccGCATGAAGTCAGCATGCAGTCCAAGTGGTTCAGAGTGACTTAACCTTTCCAGCCTGTCTTGGCCAAtggggatgtgtgtgtgcgtgtgtttgggtTGGGGGTAGAGTTTTGTACAGCGTGTGTCAGTATCTCCCCCTCCCAACCTCTGCTTTTACATTACCACAAAAAAAGTCTATATGTACCTTGTATTGAAATGTATAGATTGTGAAATCTGTCACTGTCAGAAAGAttacaaaatataaatttaaagtGTAAAACTGAGAAATGTACAAAATATGAAAGAGAAACTCTAGAAAGAAAAGTAATATTTTGTTTGTAATTGTTATGGAGGAGGGATACCAGACAAAATATCCAATGTAATaattttagtaaaaaaaaaattgagagaaCTTTCCTGTGTCTTaagcaccttcacatttcatacCTAGTACCCCTCCGTGGCTCTTCCAAACGCTTTGGCGCCATCCCGTGGTCATATAGCGTTAATACATAATTCCATCTTAGCTGACCCGTATGACGCTCACCTGAGGCAAAGCCTGGTCACCATGTATTAACTAAATACACGCCACTATTTGAAGGCAAACTGTATTTAGTATTAAAGGATTCGATGACCTGAGTATTTTGCAAAAGGGACCGAGTATTGATGAGCTGCGAAACATTTAACCTCTACTCAAGATGCCTTGAAGAAGCAGGTTAGTCGTCTCGTTTTTCCAGTTTTGCGAAACCAGTATCACTTTCGAATATCATTTTACCGTTTATCACGCATGATATTTCGACAGCCTTGTGACATTTCGGTAACAAATCACCGTAATTTGTTCCATGAACAGTGCCAGTCAACCCATTAGGCGACATACGCGGCCGCCTAGGACACCTTGttctgagggggcgccgacTTAGCAAAACAATTTCAATTTGTCCCGGACGGTGGGCGCCGGCGGCACATGGACTTCGACAGGTACTGCTGATGAACGGTGGGTCTGGCCTAAAATCAGCGACCACAATCTGTCATTTTCGCCGTATCCGTATCATTTTAGCAAAATTTTAATAgccgttttaaaatgtttttctcttttaGCCTGCATGGTCAGCAAATCTTAACAAGCGACAGTGATTTCATTTCTTATTATGAACTCTACTGCTCAGTTATTCATCAGCATAATTATGACGATGTGGCATTTGGGAGTTAAACTTCGACACAGCGGAGAGAGTCGAGGACAACTAATGGAATTATATAGAAGTAAAACGCGCAGGTAAAAATCCCATTATCCCGAAGTGATTTGGCCCGTATGGGCCGCCGTCAGCGTCAAAATCGGCGTACGTGTACGACACTGACAGTGGACAGTGTTTGGACTCAACGGCGTCCTACCCGCGTCGGACTAGTAGGGGAGAGGCGATCAGCTTTTCTAAAGTATTGGCGCACGGCACAGGCGGATTTGCCGGGACACCAGTTCCGTGCTGGGATTTCTTTCAACGGCTGTCAGTAAATGGTGTGCGCCATTTCAGAAATGAAAACGTCGCTTGAAGCATAAAGTAACAGGGGgcgaaaaggagaaaaacataCATTGTCTTATATCGTCTTGTGCACTGCAAAGgcacattttttaaaacttcgCATTTTAATACTctttaaactgcatttttacTGGATTCTGCGTTAATCTGTTTCACTGCGAGACGAAAGGATTCTTACGTTAAGGCTTTTTCACTTAACTGTGGTTTGGAACCCCGGGACGGCGTCAGTTTCTCTAGCGTGTATCATGAAGCTGACCTGTCCACGGGAAAACATACATGTTAGTAGCCGAGTCGCTTGGAGGAGATGATCATGGCCGTGTGGCGTGCCCTGCTGCTCTGCCTGACCCCGTCCCTTTGCCGCCCCGGGGGGACCATAGGGCAGCAGTGCGACGATGTGAAGGTGAGTCCCACAGTGAATAATCGGGCCGCCGCACGGGCTTCCTCATATTCCAGTTAATCATCCAGTGCACCCAAGATACTTGATCAAAACCATTTTATAAACAGTATGGATGATAACATTCCACAGGCATACTGtgcaaaaactaaaaaagatACAGAATATATATGTTTGATGCAGATTGCATTAGAGTTTATCCTCTCTTCGTCAGCGTCTGGCGGAGAAAGACCTGATCCCAGACTCCATGCTTAGATGTTCCGGACCATCCTGGCCGGAGCCCAGTCAGGTAGCACCCAGATCCGTGGAGCTGAGGTTTAGTGCTGGTCGTGGGACTCCAGAAAAAACCTGATGCAGTCTCTGTATGTGTTTAAACCATGTGGCGAAAACATGATCTTTCTGCTTACAGATACTCCCCAGTATTGACAGCAGTTACACGCCGCAGGTAGGAAGCGACCCCCTGAAATCCTGAGCCAAACTAAATAATCagtacagccggcttggcagctCTTCGGCTAGCAGCTGACGCGGACGTTTCATGCGCAGATTGTCCGCTTGGCATGTTTGTGATGAACTGAAAACTTACAAACATGGGGAGCGAACGGGGTGGCTGATGCGTCTTCTTTCCGCCCGCGTGTCGCACAGCCGCCGCTGCCCGTCTGCATGGACTCGCCCATATCTTACAGTCACACCATCCCCAACAGGTGAGGCTCCGTGCACCGCGGCGCCTGCAATAAACGTAAAACTGAAGCTATATTTCTGTACGGGTACCAAAAGTTTCTCTCACAGTGGGGCTCACCGGCCTGTCGGAGCACGAAGTGGGGATTACCTGTACTGCCCACCGCAGCGCTGGATGCACAACCTGCGGGTGAGGGAGTGCGCATGCGCGCACAACTGCATGAAATTACGATAATTATAGCTTGTTTGCGGCATCGTATTTTCAAAAAAACTCCCAGAACAACATAGCTTAATTTGACAATGTTTACTGAGTTACCAATGCAGTTGAAATTACCTGTGTGAAGGGTGCCACAGAAAACGAGCCTGttcttgtgtttatttttgaagCATGGAGCCGCTGTGCTGCTGTACCATCCCTGTGCCTCCATTTCCCAGCATTCCCGCCTGTCACTCTTCGCCCGTTCCTGTTTGTCCCATTACATCATCACTCCTTTCCCACAGCTCAGCATACAGAGAGTAAGTCTTTTCATTTGGCTATTTTTGTAGTTACTGCAGTCCGAAAGCAAACAGACCAAGAACAGTCACTGAGTCACACCATCCTGCTTCTCCCGAAGCCACTCGCCATCGTCACCTGGGGGCGTACACTGCAGCTGTCCCATGTAGGTGCATCAGaagcctgtgattggctgggccAGAATGCAAAAGCAGCTGTCCAGACCAAGGCTAGAGGGAGCTACAGCCTGCTTCTGACACGGCCAGCAGACTCCAGAATGCTCTGGGCCACAGGACAGGAGGACACACAGCGGGTAAGGCAggcagggtcaaaggtcagtaACCCACAGCAGATGTGCTTTACCTGAGTCTGGGGCCGCGGCCATCCTCCCCTCAAAGGCTCTGAGGCGATGCTGCTTGGAGACACTCTCCCTGCCTGTGGGGAACAGAACTGCAAGAGGGAAGATGGGGTGGAAGCAAAAGAGGTGGCGAAGGGAGCTGGTCAGCCAAGGAGCAGCAGGAAGTACAGCCAGGGGAGCAGCGAAGGAGAGCAGCGCCACGGGTGGGATGAAGGTCCATCAGCTGCCTGGGCTGGCAGCCAAACCCGAGACCAGGAAGGGAAATCGCAACGCTACAGAGGAGCCGCCACCAGACAATGGGCATGGGGCAGGAAGGGGCGGAGCTAGGGAGGTGGCAGAGCGGCAGGATTTAAAAACGGGGGGAGGAGATAAAGGGGAAGGTGTGAATGGTAAAGGCGAAATGAGAGGTGTCAGTGGGGAGGCAGGGAAGGAGAGCCAGAGGCACAGGGTAAAGACCCAGAAGGAGGCCCCACTACAGCCTGGCAGTCCCCAGTGCGTGGGTGTTCAGGCAGCCTTGCCAGTGGCCAGCAGCGGGCAGAGCCAGTGGGTACCCACCCCGCGCACAGACGAAGCAGCCTGGGCAGCGGCAGCACTGGGCTTCCTGCTGGTACTGCTGACGCTGGCGGTTCTGCACACGCGTCTCTACCGGCACTGGCGTCGCCCGCCCAGCCTGTACTGGCACCAGCCCGAGCAGGACCACGACAGCGTGGCAGGTGGGTAGGCCGCCCGCAGGGCGCACGCTGCTCCGCCCCGCCCTTTTAtcatctgtgtctgtctctgtgcccCTCAGAGGTGATTCGCCGGAGGCTGAAGATGATGGgccagaggaggaagaggacggCCAGCCAGCGCCGGGAGTACAGCCTGCTGCCCA is part of the Paramormyrops kingsleyae isolate MSU_618 chromosome 17, PKINGS_0.4, whole genome shotgun sequence genome and encodes:
- the tp53i13 gene encoding tumor protein p53-inducible protein 13, with amino-acid sequence MIMAVWRALLLCLTPSLCRPGGTIGQQCDDVKRLAEKDLIPDSMLRCSGPSWPEPSQILPSIDSSYTPQPPLPVCMDSPISYSHTIPNSGAHRPVGARSGDYLYCPPQRWMHNLRHGAAVLLYHPCASISQHSRLSLFARSCLSHYIITPFPQLSIQRPLAIVTWGRTLQLSHVGASEACDWLGQNAKAAVQTKARGSYSLLLTRPADSRMLWATGQEDTQRALRRCCLETLSLPVGNRTARGKMGWKQKRWRRELVSQGAAGSTARGAAKESSATGGMKVHQLPGLAAKPETRKGNRNATEEPPPDNGHGAGRGGAREVAERQDLKTGGGDKGEGVNGKGEMRGVSGEAGKESQRHRVKTQKEAPLQPGSPQCVGVQAALPVASSGQSQWVPTPRTDEAAWAAAALGFLLVLLTLAVLHTRLYRHWRRPPSLYWHQPEQDHDSVAEVIRRRLKMMGQRRKRTASQRREYSLLPSSSSEESD